Proteins encoded within one genomic window of Rhododendron vialii isolate Sample 1 chromosome 1a, ASM3025357v1:
- the LOC131334090 gene encoding uncharacterized protein LOC131334090 isoform X2, giving the protein MTTTSSGSSSTPVIVSGEDDVPIYLRVYRNENYEGGPGFFWYVIKTMTDCFDGFGASYEKVSPPVFRQEPGLRDYSGCVSVGGTLYALGGMDSKPPGSFFGVHNLSPPRCDVFYIDTTTLCCPEEGVVSGGGWKKLDHSMNVPRTCPHAFAVNGKIYVMGGQPSPKPEVLDTRRMEEGWRELQDSTDVPGQIDGHAVIDGGKRIVVQSRDEPHLYCYDVEADSWQVYLEHVIELRTWEPAFLDWESAFLDGILYYLDHNRPGVMFGIDVSRPHDTAEPKRVRLPLGSKCEDWAWDWIPQPIPGDSDLALPTTHLVALGSGKLAVLWSAFGPFRSKKRELHVYCSTIKMSKEEKKHEEGGGDDDFDLVARPLSLSHVLVHGSALEDCLAVFPSQTMGPQEHVDDSIVSANHKNSTGGSNDKKNGSKKNRKKKGRMRGSIIGVQE; this is encoded by the exons ATGACGACGACCTCTAGTGGCAGTAGTAGTACACCAGTCATCGTTTCAGGCGAAGATGATGTACCCATATACTTGCGCGTTTATAGGAATGAGAATTATGAAGGTGGTCCTGGGTTCTTCTGGTACGTAATCAAGACCATGACCGACTGCTTCGATGGCTTTGGTGCTTCGTACGAGAAAGTTTCCCCTCCAGTCTTCAGACAAGAACCCGGTCTCCGGGATTATTCCGGCTGCGTCTCCGTAGGCGGCACCCTATACGCCCTCGGCGGTATGGATTCCAAACCACCTGGTTCCTTCTTTGGTGTGCATAACCTGAGCCCACCTCGTTGTGATGTGTTTTATATCGACACCACCACCCTTTGTTGTCCCGAAGAAGGAGTAGTATCAGGCGGCGGATGGAAGAAATTAGACCATTCCATGAATGTACCGAGAACGTGCCCTCATGCTTTCGCCGTCAACGGCAAGATCTACGTCATGGGTGGTCAACCATCTCCTAAGCCTGAGGTACTAGATACCCGCCGCATGGAGGAGGGTTGGCGAGAGTTACAGGACTCGACAGATGTGCCTGGTCAAATAGATGGGCATGCAGTTATCGATGGTGGCAAACGGATTGTTGTGCAATCTCGGGATGAGCCCCATCTCTATTGTTATGACGTCGAAGCTGATTCCTGGCAGGTTTATCTTGAACATGTTATTGAATTACGTACGTGGGAACCTGCATTCCTGGACTGGGAATCTGCATTTCTAGACGGGATTCTGTACTATCTAGACCACAATAGGCCGGGGGTCATGTTTGGGATCGATGTCTCTAGGCCTCATGACACCGCAGAGCCAAAGAGGGTGAGATTACCATTGGGGTCTAAATGTGAAGATTGGGCTTGGGATTGGATACCCCAACCTATCCCTGGGGATTCAGACTTGGCGCTTCCGACGACGCACTTAGTCGCACTAGGAAGTGGGAAGTTGGCTGTGCTCTGGTCCGCATTCGGTCCTTTCCGCAGCAAGAAGCGTGAACTTCATGTTTATTGCTCCACAATCAAGATGTCCAAGGAGGAGAAGAAACATGAGGagggtggtggtgatgatgattTTGACTTGGTGGCCCGTCCCCTATCTTTGTCACATGTGCTCGTACATGGCTCGGCCTTGGAGGACTGCCTCGCAGT TTTTCCATCTCAAACAATGGGGCCACAAGAGCATGTGGATGATAGCATCGTTTCAGCCAATCACAAGAATAGCACCGGTGGCAGCAACGACAAGAAGAATGGCAGCAAGAAGAACaggaagaagaaaggaagaatGAGGGGGA
- the LOC131334090 gene encoding uncharacterized protein LOC131334090 isoform X1, producing MTTTSSGSSSTPVIVSGEDDVPIYLRVYRNENYEGGPGFFWYVIKTMTDCFDGFGASYEKVSPPVFRQEPGLRDYSGCVSVGGTLYALGGMDSKPPGSFFGVHNLSPPRCDVFYIDTTTLCCPEEGVVSGGGWKKLDHSMNVPRTCPHAFAVNGKIYVMGGQPSPKPEVLDTRRMEEGWRELQDSTDVPGQIDGHAVIDGGKRIVVQSRDEPHLYCYDVEADSWQVYLEHVIELRTWEPAFLDWESAFLDGILYYLDHNRPGVMFGIDVSRPHDTAEPKRVRLPLGSKCEDWAWDWIPQPIPGDSDLALPTTHLVALGSGKLAVLWSAFGPFRSKKRELHVYCSTIKMSKEEKKHEEGGGDDDFDLVARPLSLSHVLVHGSALEDCLAVFPSQTMGPQEHVDDSIVSANHKNSTGGSNDKKNGSKKNRKKKGRMRGSGHGLSNTGSVGASIACGIIGVQE from the exons ATGACGACGACCTCTAGTGGCAGTAGTAGTACACCAGTCATCGTTTCAGGCGAAGATGATGTACCCATATACTTGCGCGTTTATAGGAATGAGAATTATGAAGGTGGTCCTGGGTTCTTCTGGTACGTAATCAAGACCATGACCGACTGCTTCGATGGCTTTGGTGCTTCGTACGAGAAAGTTTCCCCTCCAGTCTTCAGACAAGAACCCGGTCTCCGGGATTATTCCGGCTGCGTCTCCGTAGGCGGCACCCTATACGCCCTCGGCGGTATGGATTCCAAACCACCTGGTTCCTTCTTTGGTGTGCATAACCTGAGCCCACCTCGTTGTGATGTGTTTTATATCGACACCACCACCCTTTGTTGTCCCGAAGAAGGAGTAGTATCAGGCGGCGGATGGAAGAAATTAGACCATTCCATGAATGTACCGAGAACGTGCCCTCATGCTTTCGCCGTCAACGGCAAGATCTACGTCATGGGTGGTCAACCATCTCCTAAGCCTGAGGTACTAGATACCCGCCGCATGGAGGAGGGTTGGCGAGAGTTACAGGACTCGACAGATGTGCCTGGTCAAATAGATGGGCATGCAGTTATCGATGGTGGCAAACGGATTGTTGTGCAATCTCGGGATGAGCCCCATCTCTATTGTTATGACGTCGAAGCTGATTCCTGGCAGGTTTATCTTGAACATGTTATTGAATTACGTACGTGGGAACCTGCATTCCTGGACTGGGAATCTGCATTTCTAGACGGGATTCTGTACTATCTAGACCACAATAGGCCGGGGGTCATGTTTGGGATCGATGTCTCTAGGCCTCATGACACCGCAGAGCCAAAGAGGGTGAGATTACCATTGGGGTCTAAATGTGAAGATTGGGCTTGGGATTGGATACCCCAACCTATCCCTGGGGATTCAGACTTGGCGCTTCCGACGACGCACTTAGTCGCACTAGGAAGTGGGAAGTTGGCTGTGCTCTGGTCCGCATTCGGTCCTTTCCGCAGCAAGAAGCGTGAACTTCATGTTTATTGCTCCACAATCAAGATGTCCAAGGAGGAGAAGAAACATGAGGagggtggtggtgatgatgattTTGACTTGGTGGCCCGTCCCCTATCTTTGTCACATGTGCTCGTACATGGCTCGGCCTTGGAGGACTGCCTCGCAGT TTTTCCATCTCAAACAATGGGGCCACAAGAGCATGTGGATGATAGCATCGTTTCAGCCAATCACAAGAATAGCACCGGTGGCAGCAACGACAAGAAGAATGGCAGCAAGAAGAACaggaagaagaaaggaagaatGAGGGGGA